In Lacibacter sp. H375, one DNA window encodes the following:
- a CDS encoding T9SS type A sorting domain-containing protein, which produces MKKFLLSSAFALLIAAAFAQPVPCPTSFKRNNGNNCALGGGITLTFAANAVIPANLQILLVTPVGFPGSATVIETTKSVTPNGTGITWCFETDNLPPANNTSAYQVTFYIDGSLDGVINNQFDPGEKQSSCTEGTLPVTLVGFNAAQRSNKVNLSWETLFELNNDGFEIERRIGGGAYQKIAFVDSKAPGGNGDAFSYSFEDATSLPKGVTYYRLRQVDLDGRATYSEIKAVRTGNGTIILSVYPNPSRGTTNVALPSGVGTYDVSLDDFTGKSVQRFSGLTSSNLQLNNLKPGMYMLRVSIRATGETITERIAVQ; this is translated from the coding sequence ATGAAAAAGTTTTTACTCTCTTCGGCTTTTGCTCTTTTAATCGCTGCAGCGTTTGCTCAGCCAGTTCCTTGCCCTACTAGTTTCAAGCGTAACAACGGTAACAATTGCGCACTTGGTGGCGGAATTACATTGACATTTGCAGCCAATGCAGTTATTCCTGCAAATCTTCAGATTTTATTAGTTACGCCTGTTGGATTTCCAGGTTCAGCTACTGTTATTGAAACTACAAAGTCAGTTACTCCCAATGGTACAGGAATAACGTGGTGTTTTGAAACGGACAACTTGCCGCCTGCAAATAACACATCAGCATATCAGGTAACTTTTTACATTGATGGCTCTCTTGATGGCGTTATAAATAATCAGTTTGATCCAGGCGAGAAACAAAGTTCATGTACTGAAGGTACGTTACCTGTAACTTTAGTTGGTTTCAATGCTGCTCAAAGAAGCAATAAAGTAAATCTTTCTTGGGAAACTTTATTTGAATTGAATAACGATGGTTTTGAAATTGAGCGTCGTATTGGTGGTGGTGCATATCAAAAGATTGCTTTTGTTGATTCAAAAGCGCCAGGTGGTAATGGGGATGCATTCTCTTACAGTTTCGAAGATGCTACGAGCCTCCCTAAAGGTGTAACATACTATCGCCTTCGTCAGGTTGATCTTGACGGTCGTGCAACTTATAGCGAAATCAAAGCAGTAAGAACTGGTAATGGAACTATCATTTTATCAGTGTATCCTAACCCTAGTCGTGGAACAACAAATGTTGCTCTTCCTTCAGGTGTTGGAACTTACGATGTATCACTCGATGACTTTACTGGTAAATCAGTTCAACGTTTCAGTGGTCTTACTTCAAGTAATCTCCAGTTGAATAATTTGAAACCAGGTATGTACATGCTGCGTGTAAGCATCCGTGCAACTGGTGAAACCATCACAGAAAGAATTGCAGTGCAATAA